ATCGCGCCGGCGGCGGCCAGGGTATGGCCGGTCAGGGGCTTGGTCGATGCGCAGGCAACGCCTTGCGGGAACACCGCGGCGACCGCCTTGCTTTCCATCGCGTCATTGTGCTGCGTGGCCGTGCCGTGCAGGTTGAGCCAGCCGATGTCGACAGGGTCCAGGCCGGCATCGGCCAGGGCGGCTTGCATGGCTTGCGCCGCGCCCGCGCCGGTGGGATCCGGCGCCGACATATGCCAGGCATCGGAACTGGCGCCGCCGCCCAGCAGGGCCACGGCCGGGCCGTCGGGCCGCTGCCGCCGCATCAGGAACAAGGCCGCGCCTTCACCGATGTTGATGCCGTCGCGGTGCGCGGAAAAGGGATTGCAGATGCCCTGCGACAGGGCTTCCAGGGCCGCGAAGCCGTTGATCGTCAGCGGGCACAGCGAGTCCACGCCGCCGCAGATCACCGCGTCGCAAGCCCCGCGCGCCAACAGGCGCTTGGCGGTCAGCAGTGCCCGCGCGCTGGATGTGCAGGCCGTCGACAGGGTATAGGCTGGCCCAGCCAGGTCCAGCCAGTCCGCCAGGAATGCGGCGGGCGAGGCCAGCGCCTGGCGGCGATAGTCGTATTCGGGCGGCCATGCGCCGGTGCGATCCAGCACCCGATACGCGTGCGCGTTCTCGTTCACGCCGGAGGTGCTGGTGCCCAGCACGATGCCCACGCGCGAGGCGCCGAACTCGGCGATCGCCGCGCGCAGCGCGGTTTCGATCTGCAGGGCCGCATCCAGCAGGAGGCGGTTGTTGCGGCTGTCGTAATGAGGCGGCATGTCCGGCGGCAGCGCGGGCAGATCGGCTTGCGCGACGCCGAGCACGATGCGGCGTCCGGCAATCCAGCCGTCCTGCGCCTGCATGCCGGCGCTGTCGCCACGCAGCGCCGCGGCGGCCACCGCGTCGATGCCGCGGCCCAGCGCGCAGACGATACCGGGCGATCCCAGCCACGCCGTCATGGCGCGTCCTTCAGCGGTTCCACCCGCCATGTCGTGCCGCCTCCGGTTGTGATCGCGAAGGTGTCGGCGGGTCCGCCGGCGGGCCACACCACGCGCCAGCGCACGTTGCAATCGTCTTCCATGACGCGTTCGCGGCCGCCGTCGGCGGTGGCGCCCTGGCGCCAGGTTTTGCCGGCATAGGCGGATGCCAGCGAGGCCTGCGGCGTCCAGGCGAACAGGATGGCGGAGAACAGCTCGCTGGCCTGCGCATTGGGGCGCATGAAGCCATCGTTGCGCCACTTGCCGTCCTGCAGGATCTGCCGCGCCATGGGCATGCCCAGCGGATCGAACATCGACCACCGCGTGGCATTGGGTCCTTCCGCCTGCACGACCAGCAGGGCGTCCTGCCGCGCCTGGCCGGGGGTTTTCAAACTGACGTGGGCGCGGCGGGGCAGGCCGAGTTCGGCCTGGCTCACCGGGGTGGGCGGCACGCCGGCACAGCCCGCGAGCCACAGCAGCGCCAGGACGGATAAGGCGGTGTGCAGGCGGCGGCGAGAAGTCTGGAATAGCGTCATGAGCGGCAGATTTCCGCCAGCGTGCGCAGGCGGCGCGCATGCTCGGCAACAAAGGGATTGTTCCTGTCCCAGGCATAGCCCGCCAGGATGGAAGCGATCATGCGGCGGATGTCCGGCTGCGCGCGTTCGTAGAACACCACGTCGCGGAAGGCACCCGTGTACCAGCCTTCCACATAGGTGCGGAAGGTTTCGACGCCCACCATCAAGGGATCGGCGAACTCGCGCTGCCAGTCGACCGCCGCGCCGCCCAGCTGCCGATGCAAGGCGTCGGCAGCCAGCTTGGACGAATGCAGCGCGATGGTCACCCCGGACGAAAACACGGGGTCGAGGAATTCGGCCGCATTGCCCAGCAGGGCGAAACCCGGCCCGTGCAGCGACGTCACGCTGGCGGAATAGCCGCCTATCGTATTGGCGGGTGTGTCCCACACGGCATGGGCCAGCAGGCGTTTCAGGTTGGGCGCGCCATCGACCAGCTCGCGCAGCCG
This genomic interval from Bordetella genomosp. 8 contains the following:
- a CDS encoding beta-ketoacyl-ACP synthase, producing the protein MTAWLGSPGIVCALGRGIDAVAAAALRGDSAGMQAQDGWIAGRRIVLGVAQADLPALPPDMPPHYDSRNNRLLLDAALQIETALRAAIAEFGASRVGIVLGTSTSGVNENAHAYRVLDRTGAWPPEYDYRRQALASPAAFLADWLDLAGPAYTLSTACTSSARALLTAKRLLARGACDAVICGGVDSLCPLTINGFAALEALSQGICNPFSAHRDGINIGEGAALFLMRRQRPDGPAVALLGGGASSDAWHMSAPDPTGAGAAQAMQAALADAGLDPVDIGWLNLHGTATQHNDAMESKAVAAVFPQGVACASTKPLTGHTLAAAGAIEAALCWAVVADDSLAGRLPSQCWDGVADPALPALDLTAPGRRLPADKPRTVMSNSFAFGGSNASLVLGAGT